From the genome of Triticum aestivum cultivar Chinese Spring chromosome 3B, IWGSC CS RefSeq v2.1, whole genome shotgun sequence, one region includes:
- the LOC123068320 gene encoding UDP-glycosyltransferase 72B1-like: protein MEASGTAEARRPPHVAMLVTPGMGHLIPLAELAKRLAARHGVTATLITFASTASATQRSFLASLPAAISSVSLPPVDLSDLPPDATIETLMSEECARLVPALTGLLSGLTETTRLVAYVADLFGTDSFDAAVAAGVPRRYLFHPGNLHGLTFILHLPEIDVSMPGEFRDLAEPVWLPGCVPIPGPDVMSSFQDKSDPCYRWMVHHAKRYLESEAILVNSFDAVEPDAARVLSHPEPGRPPVYNIGPLIRADAGEEPRAACLDWLDRQPPKSVIFVSFGSGGSLPTEQMHELALGLELSGQRFLWVVRSPSDEGTVNANYYDAESKKDPLAYLPEGLVERTKDVGLLVPSWAPQTEVLAHEATGGFLVHCGWNSVLESLVHGMPMIAWPLFAEQRQNAVMLSEGVGVALRVQPTKMKEEIAAAVRELMAGQDKGAQVRSNVAALQKAAMEALLEGGAATTALDEVVRKWTHEYC from the coding sequence ATGGAGGCGAGCGGCACGGCTGAGGCCCGCCGGCCACCGCACGTGGCGATGCTGGTGACGCCCGGGATGGGCCACCTGATCCCGCTCGCGGAGCTTGCCAAGCGCCTGGCCGCGCGGCACGGCGTCACGGCCACGCTCATCACCTTCGCCTCCACGGCGTCCGCCACGCAGCGGTCCTTCCTCGCCTCCCTCCCGGCCGCCATCTCCTCCGTGTCCCTTCCGCCCGTCGACCTCTCCGACCTGCCGCCCGACGCCACCATCGAGACGCTCATGTCCGAGGAGTGCGCCCGCTTGGTGCCGGCGCTGACGGGGCTTCTGTCGGGGCTCACGGAGACGACGCGGCTGGTGGCCTACGTGGCCGACCTCTTCGGGACGGACTCGTTCGACGCTGCCGTGGCCGCCGGCGTGCCCAGAAGGTACCTGTTCCATCCGGGGAACCTGCATGGGCTAACATTCATCCTCCACCTCCCGGAGATCGATGTTTCCATGCCCGGTGAGTTCCGGGACCTCGCCGAGCCCGTCTGGCTGCCCGGCTGCGTCCCCATCCCGGGGCCGGACGTCATGTCGTCGTTCCAGGACAAGTCTGACCCCTGCTACCGGTGGATGGTGCACCACGCCAAGCGCTACCTAGAATCCGAGGCCATCCTGGTGAACTCCTTCGACGCCGTCGAGCCGGACGCCGCCAGGGTGCTCTCTCACCCGGAGCCCGGGCGCCCTCCGGTGTACAACATCGGTCCACTCATACGGGCCGACGCCGGCGAGGAGCCGCGCGCTGCGTGCCTGGACTGGCTCGACCGGCAACCGCCCAAGTCAGTCATCTTCGTCTCGTTCGGCTCCGGGGGCTCGCTGCCGACGGAGCAGATGCACGAGCTCGCGCTCGGGCTGGAGCTCAGCGGGCAGCGCTTCCTGTGGGTGGTGCGGAGCCCGAGCGACGAGGGGACCGTGAACGCCAACTACTACGACGCCGAGAGCAAGAAGGACCCCCTGGCCTACCTTCCGGAGGGGCTTGTGGAGAGGACCAAGGATGTCGGCCTCCTGGTGCCGTCGTGGGCGCCGCAGACGGAGGTTCTTGCTCACGAGGCCACGGGAGGCTTCTTGGTGCACTGTGGGTGGAACTCGGTCCTGGAGAGCCTGGTGCACGGCATGCCCATGATCGCGTGGCCGCTGTTCGCCGAGCAGCGGCAGAACGCCGTGATGCTTTCGGAGGGTGTCGGGGTCGCCTTGCGAGTGCAGCCGACGAAGATGAAGGAGGAGATTGCGGCGGCAGTGAGGGAATTGATGGCTGGCCAAGACAAAGGCGCCCAGGTTAGATCTAATGTGGCGGCGCTGCAGAAGGCAGCCATGGAAGCTCTTCTTGAAGGCGGTGCCGCCACGACCGCGCTGGATGAGGTGGTGCGCAAGTGGACACACGAGTATTGCTAG